In Malus sylvestris chromosome 2, drMalSylv7.2, whole genome shotgun sequence, the genomic stretch ATTCGATGCATACAGGAGCTGCTCAACAGACTCTAGATTCACAGTACAACTTCCATGGTACTAAGTCAACATCCCAAATACCAAACCCAACCTCACCCTAGTATACCCCGAACCAAAAGATATTAAACTAAAGGAATGTAGAATAACATTGTACACAGAACACCAAATAAGAAAACCCCTGCTCTCTGAAACACATTTTCCTTCAACACGATTAACTTCTAATCCTCTCCGAAAAGAAAGGTAAAAGGATTTAAATCATGAGTCTCCATTCTAGTTACTACTACCACGTCAAAAGTCTTAAACAtattatgcaaatttctttgaTGATAAAGATCATACGTACTTATAGAAGTGAAGTATCAATGGGAAAAAACTTTTCCCCTCTAGGGACactgaataataatatataatataatgcAACCAGCTTGAATCCTACAGATGATCACCAAAAGTTTTATTAAGAAAGAAATCATTTTGATAATTTTCTCTCGGCCACTCCACTTTTGGTATTCCTTTGCATTTCTCTTTTTTCGGATTTCCATTCATTCATTTTGATTATTAATGGGTTTCAACACACCACCAATGGAGACCCATTCGAAATATCCTTctggaaatataaaaaaaaaaataccaactcCAATAGCAATATTCAAGGTTCCTAATTGCTgaagcaaattaaatcatacAATTGACCAATCTAGCCACCATTCATTCAACTTGTCTCATTAACACCTTTATTGGCTATTTTTCTGCAAAAAGAACATATTTGCCATGGAAATTGTGGATACCTCAGGCTTCCCAGTGGAGAGTATACGAACCAAAGATGACTTCCCAACATTAGGAGCTCCAACAAGACAAAGTGTTGGTGCTTCCAGATCAACTACTGGCATTGCTCGCAGAGTCTGCAAGTATAAATGGTTAAAACAGACAGGCTTTCAAAAGGGGGAAAAAAGCACCATGACTAAACAAACCAGAGTTGCATAAATCAACCCAATAAAGGTTCTAAAATGCATTCCTAAACAAGGCATGGATCCACAgagaaaacgtttttaattataattgaatgTATGATGCAACCAGGTAGTAtgatttcttttccttcttttttcttagACGTAGGGAAATTTAGACAAGTCTGGCGAACTGGAGTTATAACCTTGATTTGGGCATTTGATGGATTAATGACCCTCCTATGTGGATTAGTTCTGTGCTGATGGATGACTTATTTGGGGTTTCTAGGCCTCGGAACATTTGTAATTCTGATGTTGTGTAGTTTCTTTTGGGGTGTTTCACCCCTGTTGTttgccaaaaaaacaaaaattagacaACTAAAATTGGTACAGAATTTAGTGATAAAAATGATATGCTACATATACTTTTTTCTTCTACAGAGCATTAAATTAAAGGAAACTGAATGATACAAATTTTTCCTGACATAAATTTTTATAGAATATTGAAAATCTTGTGGTGCAAGATCAGATTCTCAGACGCCATATCTATAAAATATCAAAAACATAGATATGATGTGTATTGAAAcaattaaatagttaattaactATCATAATACACTATACATGTCATGCCTTCCTTAAGttcaaatgaaaaatgaaaaacccaaaacaagAACCACTATAGAACCAAGTTCAGAAAGCAAAGTACCTTGGCTATGTGTAGCAAATCATcaacatgttttccttcacgATTAAATGTCTCTTCAACTTTCTTTATACCCTGGAGAGATAGTGGTAACAGAGTAAATATCTATCTGCACAGCTGAAAtggagtttttcttttttgggtaaAGAATAGAAATGACCTCAGTTAGTCTTGCCTCTGCTTCCTTCTTCGTTGTTGACTGCCACAAAATATACAAGCCTTTGTTAAATATTGTCTtctagaattaattaattacttccaaattttttattttttttcttatgttttAATCTTGGCTAGGATCCCGAGCATTTTGCATATGTGAAATTCCAACGGTGATAAGAGATTAAAAATGGACTAGGGATGGTAGAGTAAAATCCATACAGTAGTTACAGAATGCATTGCTTGTGTTTCTGGTAAGAGAAGATGCAGGTAATCCTCATAAGGCTAATAAAGGACAAGTAGGTGAGAAATTTCAAGAATGCTAAGTAGTTAACAAATGGAAGCCAATATGAAACAGGCATGGAAGAATAATGTAACACACCATAACATACCACTTAAATTTTAACTAACGTTTCAATGCTATATACAATGGAgcataaacataaaaattaaggaGGTGTCTGAGAATTGAAAGAAAGAAGCATAAGATGCCAACTATAAGTGCATCATATGCAATCATGATGGACAATGTGAAGGAATTCAGTCAAAGGTCATAAATTTCCACACTGAAAGCTTGAATTGGGAATTGTATCCACCTTAGCACAAAGAGATGCATGTTCCTTTCCAATAGACACAACCTTCTTCCTCAAAGCATCCACCTTTCCCAACACCTGTAATTATCAAATAAAAAAGTTGAAGACCGACCAGTTGATGAGAGTCTAATACCTGTCTGCATTCTCTTAGTGTCACAAAATAGTATAATTCAGTCCTCATGGAGATACAATCGGAAAACTAGTTTGAAAGGTATACATTAAAATCATTCACAAAGACAAGGAGAGAGAGCATGTTTTCCACATGATTATGAGAATATCAAGAAGTTATTCCAAATAACTTTTTACAGCAATAACATCCTTGATTTATTCTGCATTGAAAATTGGCCATGATTTGCTCCGTATGTACCTGTTCATAATTTCCATCCCCAAGAGTTAATTCAATAAGAGATCGTTCATAAGGGTGAAGACACTTTTTATTTGGAAAATTCTCCGAATAAGTTCTCAATGGAATTGCCAGTTCCtgcagaagaaaacaaaaagctaGTCAGTCATCATTGAACAGTCTTTCATATAAAAACAgtacaaaagaaaatataataaaatgtTAAACTTAAGTTAAGAACAAACTTTCATCAATGCATCAAGTTGCTTTGCACCTCTATTTCTTTCTCGCTTTGCAATATTGGCAATACCTGAAAATAAGATATCAAAATCATGGGCAGCAGACTAGCAGTAGCGGACCTACAAACCAAGTTCCCTGCAATTCCAATCTAatgtatttttgttaaaatagaTATAATATAAATTCTCATTACAAATACCCTTTGTTGGTGTAATGCTCTTAGCCTTCCTTAGTGCCGAATACAGAATGTCAACAGATGGCATCACCATGGGTAGCTTTTGGAATGCACCAACATCTTCAAGATTTTCGGGTGATTTTTCCTAAAATTACAATATTGGGAACCATGGTACCATCATTACTTCCTCCAATATTTTTGTCCCAAAAGAAATGAGTGGTAAAAGATGCAAGAAGGTATTcatcacaaaaataaaataaaatttgatgtaAGCGTGAAACTTATTTAAACTTGAGAGAACAATGCCCTTCCTGTTCTGTCACACTAGAATACCAAGTAAACAAATTGACAACAATCCACTAACATACAGCATTAAGATCTCAAACTTGCTCAAGTTGTCAACAAGATCGATTATTTACTCAAAAGAACTCGTCCTTGAAGCTATTCCTGCAACCTATCGTATGAGATGCACACCCAATAACAGCAGTCAGAAATTTCTAAATCCCAAACTTCAAAGACGTTATTCATGGTGGTCATTGATCAACAAAACCCAACTCCCTCGTTGACTGCTCCAGAAGGTCATACCCTTTTTGCAGCAATCATTTATGCTTAAATCCTGAATTTCGTGTTAATTTGCACTATACCCTGATACTTATTCATAGGATCTCTCCAACCTCTCGTACTCTTATCGTCCAATAAGAAAATGGTAGTAGTAGAAGTAATGAGGGAAGGTATTCATATATAATGTCAAAGACATATAGTTTGTAATAAGAACACAAGAGCAAACCAATTACTAACTCAATGCTCTTGAAATTATACTATTTCCATGAAACTAGAAAGTAATAATTACACAAGGTTAAACCTTCGCTTCCTTATTCTTTTCCCTTTTCCGGACCAATTTataatttcatatcatttcttGCTTTGCTTCACTCGCTAGTAATTTATCCTTATGTGCGGTTAAATGTGCCCATTCCATGAGACCAAACAAATACAGATACCAAGGAAAAATACCTTCTGCTTGCTTTCCCGTTCTACAACGGCCGACGGTACATAGCTTCCCTTGACAACTTCGTATGTGCTAGTTTGTATTTCCTTGCAGAAGCACAGAACCGGATAATTTCTGGCACTCGGTATCAAGTGCGGACCTGCATTAGGATTCAAATCATTTCAGAAAACAGTAATggcaaaaaaaaagagtttcagGAAATAACTAATTAATGGCAGTAATCAAGAAGCAAGCATGGATTCCATAGCCAATAAAGAAAAccttttgagagagagagagagagagagagagagagagagagaaaaaaccttttgaaatttTGGAGAGTGTGAGTGGTAATCTGTTAGGGGTCTGCCACAATTGGAAGAGAGTGCAAGCCCTGCTCATCCTTTTCCCTGCTCAATCAATCCACCTTCTCAGGTATTTGTTCCACGAAAAACAATGTTCAACCGATAAGAGAGGTTTTTGAGGTTTAGAGAGCTAAACCAACCCGTTGTCTTATTTTTAGGCGAATTTGAACCTCTTCGTTTTAAAAGGTTGGTTCGACTCTCGTGCATCGTGAAATCGATACTAAATTATGTTGCTCATTGTGTGATTTAGACGAATTCCTCATTTTCTTAGTGTAAAATTATCAatgttaagaaaaattaaaaaaataaacctcACTTTATAATTTCAC encodes the following:
- the LOC126585824 gene encoding nucleolar GTP-binding protein 1-like isoform X1, translating into MSRACTLFQLWQTPNRLPLTLSKISKGPHLIPSARNYPVLCFCKEIQTSTYEVVKGSYVPSAVVERESKQKEKSPENLEDVGAFQKLPMVMPSVDILYSALRKAKSITPTKGIANIAKRERNRGAKQLDALMKELAIPLRTYSENFPNKKCLHPYERSLIELTLGDGNYEQVLGKVDALRKKVVSIGKEHASLCAKSTTKKEAEARLTEGIKKVEETFNREGKHVDDLLHIAKTLRAMPVVDLEAPTLCLVGAPNVGKSSLVRILSTGKPEVCNYPFTTRGILMGHIISNHQTFQVTDTPGLLKRCDEDRNNLEKLTLAVLSHLPTAILYVHDLSGECGTSPSDQFVIYKEIRERFGEHLWLDVVSKCDLLQKSPVLFATDNGDDSDLKLERYRKLGPDGAIYVSVTNEVGLTELKIRVHEMLDSRMTRIQVQESNQEKLEVVT
- the LOC126585824 gene encoding nucleolar GTP-binding protein 1-like isoform X2; translated protein: MSRACTLFQLWQTPNRLPLTLSKISKGPHLIPSARNYPVLCFCKEIQTSTYEVVKGSYVPSAVVERESKQKEKSPENLEDVGAFQKLPMVMPSVDILYSALRKAKSITPTKGIANIAKRERNRGAKQLDALMKELAIPLRTYSENFPNKKCLHPYERSLIELTLGDGNYEQVLGKVDALRKKVVSIGKEHASLCAKSTTKKEAEARLTEGIKKVEETFNREGKHVDDLLHIAKTLRAMPVVDLEAPTLCLVGAPNVGKSSLVRILSTGKPEVCNYPFTTRGILMGHIISNHQTFQVTDTPGLLKRCDEDRNNLEKLTLAVLSHLPTAILYVHDLSGECGTSPSDQYIKFMVFYDDHAVCHIQRNKGEVW